Proteins co-encoded in one Hymenobacter swuensis DY53 genomic window:
- a CDS encoding dihydroorotate dehydrogenase: MQLGKLTLQNPVCLAAASWQLDGTGYERLGAIFTRTVTMEPKPGLYEEGIWQVNEQTLLNATNMRTESAEILVQEHLPNLRRYGVPVFVSITAPGIPGFRKIARFLAREAGSLIAGVEVYIAQPDTGKGEELSARFVREATQAVRNELSPEAAVIVKLPPWPEHIRGLALGAQEGGATALAATNLLKALHLPDDATAAPLAGGLSGEALRPVALRCVWELAHDERITLPIFGTGGVFTASHVTDYLRCGASAVQIASGEWLEPGLTARLATECGHLVPASL, translated from the coding sequence ATGCAACTCGGCAAACTCACGCTACAGAATCCGGTGTGCCTCGCGGCGGCCTCATGGCAGCTGGATGGAACGGGCTACGAGCGTCTGGGGGCTATTTTCACCCGCACCGTCACGATGGAGCCCAAGCCCGGACTCTACGAAGAAGGCATCTGGCAGGTGAACGAGCAAACCCTGCTCAATGCCACCAACATGCGCACCGAAAGCGCCGAAATTCTGGTGCAGGAGCACTTGCCCAATCTGCGGCGCTACGGCGTGCCGGTATTCGTGAGCATCACGGCCCCTGGTATTCCCGGCTTCCGCAAGATTGCGCGCTTCCTGGCCCGCGAAGCTGGCAGCCTGATTGCCGGCGTAGAAGTCTACATTGCCCAGCCTGATACCGGAAAGGGGGAAGAACTCAGCGCCCGATTTGTCCGCGAAGCCACCCAGGCCGTGCGCAATGAGCTGAGCCCCGAGGCCGCCGTCATTGTGAAGCTGCCGCCGTGGCCCGAACATATCCGGGGCTTGGCGCTGGGGGCACAGGAAGGCGGAGCCACCGCCCTAGCCGCTACCAACCTGCTTAAAGCCCTCCACCTGCCCGACGATGCTACAGCTGCTCCGTTGGCCGGTGGCCTTTCCGGCGAAGCACTGCGGCCGGTGGCCCTGCGCTGCGTCTGGGAACTGGCCCACGATGAGCGGATTACCCTGCCTATCTTCGGGACGGGCGGAGTATTCACGGCCAGCCACGTGACGGATTACCTGCGCTGCGGCGCGTCTGCCGTGCAGATTGCAAGTGGGGAGTGGCTGGAACCCGGCCTCACGGCCCGCCTAGCTACCGAGTGCGGCCATTTGGTTCCGGCCAGCCTGTAG
- the pyrF gene encoding orotidine-5'-phosphate decarboxylase: MQTLLNRVQAAHTLLCVGLDPVGDDAQVARRLAEVIDQASEYAAAFKPNLAFFLSRENGVQLLRETVQRVPEGIPVILDGKFGDIANTADHYARFAYDVIGADGVTVNPYMGDDAIVPFARPGKLVFALAKTSNKPTHSLQDVALTRGGSLADCAARVARQLDEQHGGIGLVVGATNPEAVARLRALCPDQWFLVPGVGAQGGDLAATLRAGLRPDGTGLLINTSRALWQAENAAAAARELVEQMNQLRPMTV, translated from the coding sequence ATGCAAACCCTCCTGAACCGAGTACAAGCCGCCCACACGCTGCTCTGCGTGGGGCTCGACCCCGTGGGCGACGATGCCCAGGTAGCCCGCCGCCTGGCCGAGGTGATTGACCAGGCCAGCGAGTACGCCGCCGCCTTCAAACCCAACCTGGCCTTCTTCCTGAGCCGCGAAAACGGGGTGCAGCTGCTGCGCGAAACCGTGCAGCGCGTACCGGAGGGTATTCCGGTGATTCTGGATGGGAAGTTCGGCGACATTGCCAACACCGCCGACCACTATGCCCGTTTCGCCTACGACGTGATTGGGGCCGACGGCGTGACGGTGAACCCCTACATGGGCGACGACGCCATTGTGCCCTTCGCTCGGCCCGGCAAGCTGGTGTTTGCGCTGGCCAAAACCTCCAACAAGCCCACTCACTCCCTGCAGGATGTGGCCCTCACCCGCGGCGGCTCCCTGGCCGACTGCGCCGCCCGCGTGGCCCGGCAGCTCGATGAGCAGCACGGCGGCATTGGGCTGGTGGTAGGCGCTACCAACCCCGAAGCCGTGGCCCGCCTGCGCGCCCTCTGCCCCGACCAGTGGTTCCTGGTGCCCGGCGTAGGTGCCCAGGGCGGCGACCTGGCCGCCACGCTACGCGCCGGCCTGCGCCCCGATGGCACCGGCCTGCTCATCAACACCTCCCGCGCCCTCTGGCAGGCCGAAAACGCCGCCGCTGCCGCCCGGGAACTGGTGGAGCAAATGAATCAGCTGCGGCCGATGACGGTGTAA
- a CDS encoding phosphoribosylaminoimidazolesuccinocarboxamide synthase, translating into MNTLNHFDTPQLELLHRGKVRDSYRAPSGERLIVVTDRLSAFDSVLETPVAHKGAVLNGLAAFWFDKTRHIIPNHVISLPDPNVTLAQEAEPIRVEMVVRHYLTGSMWRGYQQGQRSFSGVSVPDGLTKHQQFPEPIVTPTTKEESDREITPENLVAEGWVSAELYEQMRAKALELFNFASQWMAERGIILVDTKYEFGLRNGELILIDEIHTPDSSRFWSAEDYAGNPETAEQMDKEYVRQWLIANKQDGQYPRALTPEVSAEATRRYLDIYERITGAPLPTGNGITPGGDVQARLVGNLVRAGIMKEVI; encoded by the coding sequence ATGAACACGCTCAACCACTTCGATACCCCCCAACTCGAACTCCTGCACCGGGGGAAAGTCCGTGACTCGTACCGCGCCCCTTCCGGCGAGCGGCTTATCGTGGTAACCGACCGGTTGTCGGCGTTTGACTCGGTGCTGGAAACGCCCGTGGCCCACAAAGGCGCGGTGCTGAATGGGCTGGCCGCTTTCTGGTTCGACAAAACCCGGCACATCATCCCGAACCACGTTATCAGCCTGCCCGACCCGAACGTGACGCTGGCTCAGGAAGCCGAGCCGATTCGGGTGGAGATGGTGGTGCGCCACTACCTCACGGGCTCCATGTGGCGCGGCTACCAGCAGGGCCAGCGCAGCTTCTCGGGCGTATCGGTGCCCGATGGCCTGACCAAGCACCAGCAATTCCCCGAGCCCATCGTAACGCCCACCACCAAGGAAGAATCGGACCGCGAGATTACGCCCGAGAACCTGGTGGCGGAAGGCTGGGTATCAGCGGAGCTTTATGAGCAGATGCGGGCGAAGGCCCTGGAACTGTTCAACTTTGCCTCGCAGTGGATGGCCGAGCGCGGCATCATTCTGGTGGACACCAAGTATGAGTTCGGGCTGCGGAACGGGGAGCTGATCCTGATTGACGAAATCCACACGCCGGATTCGTCGCGCTTCTGGAGCGCCGAGGATTACGCTGGGAATCCGGAAACAGCCGAGCAGATGGATAAGGAGTACGTGCGCCAGTGGCTTATTGCCAACAAGCAGGACGGCCAGTATCCCCGCGCCCTCACGCCCGAAGTATCCGCCGAAGCCACCCGCCGCTACCTCGATATCTACGAGCGTATCACAGGCGCTCCGCTGCCCACCGGCAACGGAATTACTCCCGGCGGGGACGTACAGGCCCGACTCGTGGGCAACTTAGTGCGTGCTGGCATCATGAAAGAAGTTATCTGA
- a CDS encoding DUF4468 domain-containing protein: MAQTNTPAPVEYSERVPAEGSGKLALYNRALDWAQNKFSYAPKSGLKAVESAGSIRITGTGTLKQLDAKGKDQPVTVRFDFVFQANDNGYNYTVGSFQVAPDPKQPDQLVAFDEYRLQLQTERNNEKTRNDRRVTAQANSMASEAAMSFRSYMNSQPAEGNVGIAGGEN; encoded by the coding sequence ATGGCTCAAACGAATACGCCCGCTCCGGTAGAATACAGTGAGCGGGTGCCGGCAGAAGGCTCCGGGAAGCTGGCCCTCTACAATCGGGCACTGGACTGGGCGCAAAACAAGTTCTCTTACGCGCCCAAATCTGGTTTGAAAGCGGTAGAATCCGCCGGCTCTATCCGTATTACGGGCACCGGCACGCTGAAGCAGCTTGATGCAAAAGGCAAAGACCAGCCGGTGACCGTACGTTTTGATTTCGTGTTCCAGGCCAACGACAATGGCTACAACTACACGGTAGGCTCATTCCAAGTGGCTCCCGATCCTAAGCAACCCGACCAGTTGGTAGCTTTTGACGAGTACCGCCTGCAGCTTCAGACGGAGCGGAACAATGAAAAAACCCGTAATGACCGCCGGGTTACGGCCCAGGCCAACTCCATGGCCAGCGAGGCCGCTATGTCGTTTCGCTCTTACATGAACAGCCAGCCAGCTGAGGGCAACGTTGGTATAGCCGGCGGGGAGAACTAG
- a CDS encoding phosphoribosylformylglycinamidine synthase subunit PurQ: MEQTPQLPDQHTPPRPQHDDPGHEIVNREGQIVLPGYKSVDPGHESAEPLKSKPEQPKHQAPGTKHQKVQALILTGFGINCEEEFAAAYRLVGAEATIVHLNQVLHSHVSIHDFDILNFPGGFSFGDDLGSGVVLANKLRYRRNAEGRTLLDDIKEFVAGGKHVLGICNGFQVLVKLGLLPDLSGTVTPEVTLTHNASGRYEDRWVKLTVNPRATTPFLKGLTTLEVPVRHGEGRLIIQDEATRAAIEARGLNCLTYADFDGAPTNVYPFNPNGADLNCAGLTDTTGRVFGLMPHPEAFLSLYNHPDWARRKRATPGLIEEGDGVWLFRNIVEHVQSQRPAPVAHPAAHQFSS, translated from the coding sequence ATGGAACAGACCCCCCAACTGCCGGACCAGCACACGCCCCCGCGCCCCCAGCACGACGACCCCGGCCACGAAATCGTGAACCGCGAAGGCCAAATTGTGCTGCCCGGCTACAAAAGCGTGGACCCCGGCCACGAATCCGCCGAGCCGCTGAAAAGCAAACCCGAACAACCTAAGCACCAGGCACCAGGCACTAAGCATCAAAAAGTGCAGGCGCTCATCCTGACCGGTTTTGGTATCAACTGCGAGGAGGAGTTTGCCGCCGCCTACCGGCTGGTAGGGGCCGAGGCTACCATCGTGCACCTGAACCAGGTGCTGCACAGCCACGTGAGCATCCACGACTTCGACATCCTGAACTTCCCCGGCGGCTTCTCCTTCGGCGACGACCTGGGCTCGGGCGTGGTGCTGGCCAACAAGCTGCGCTACCGCCGCAACGCCGAGGGCCGCACCCTGCTCGACGATATCAAGGAGTTTGTGGCCGGCGGCAAGCACGTGCTGGGCATCTGCAACGGCTTCCAAGTGCTGGTGAAGCTAGGCCTGCTGCCCGACCTGAGCGGCACCGTCACGCCCGAAGTAACCCTGACGCACAATGCCTCAGGCCGCTACGAGGACCGCTGGGTGAAGCTCACCGTTAACCCCCGCGCCACCACGCCGTTCCTGAAGGGCCTGACGACGCTGGAAGTGCCCGTGCGTCACGGCGAAGGCCGCCTCATCATCCAGGACGAAGCCACCCGCGCCGCCATTGAGGCCCGCGGCCTGAACTGCCTCACCTACGCCGACTTCGACGGGGCTCCCACCAACGTGTACCCCTTCAACCCCAACGGCGCCGACCTGAACTGCGCGGGACTCACCGACACCACCGGCCGTGTGTTCGGCCTGATGCCGCATCCCGAGGCTTTCCTCTCGCTCTACAACCACCCCGACTGGGCCCGCCGCAAGCGCGCTACTCCCGGCCTGATTGAGGAAGGCGACGGGGTGTGGCTGTTCCGGAATATTGTGGAGCATGTGCAAAGCCAACGCCCAGCCCCCGTAGCGCATCCAGCAGCCCACCAGTTTTCATCCTAA
- the pyrE gene encoding orotate phosphoribosyltransferase, with the protein MTSPQITFTPETLEQQLLQEDALLRGHFRLSSGLHSDTYVQCARFLRRPDLAAPAAAELARRIQEAGLQPDVVVGPAMGGVVIGYELARQLGVPGIFTERDDAGQMTLRRGFTIEPGQKIIIAEDVVTTGKSTNEVARVLTSLGAKVLAVASLIDRTSGKADLSFPNFALLPVTAATYAPDECPLCRANIPVVKPGSRPDKAFS; encoded by the coding sequence TTGACTTCCCCCCAAATTACCTTCACCCCCGAAACCCTGGAGCAGCAGCTGTTGCAGGAAGATGCGCTGCTGCGCGGGCACTTCCGGCTGTCGTCGGGCCTGCACTCTGATACTTACGTGCAGTGCGCCCGGTTCCTGCGCCGCCCCGATTTGGCCGCCCCGGCCGCGGCCGAGTTGGCCCGCCGGATTCAGGAGGCCGGCTTGCAGCCCGATGTGGTGGTAGGCCCGGCCATGGGCGGCGTGGTGATTGGTTACGAGCTGGCCCGGCAGCTGGGCGTACCCGGCATTTTCACGGAGCGCGACGATGCGGGCCAGATGACGCTGCGGCGCGGCTTTACCATCGAGCCCGGCCAGAAAATTATCATTGCCGAGGATGTGGTGACTACCGGCAAGAGCACCAACGAGGTAGCGCGGGTACTGACGAGCCTGGGGGCAAAAGTTTTGGCTGTGGCCAGTTTAATTGACCGCACCAGTGGGAAAGCTGACCTTTCTTTTCCGAACTTTGCCCTGCTGCCGGTCACGGCGGCTACCTACGCACCCGATGAGTGCCCGCTGTGCCGGGCAAACATTCCGGTGGTGAAACCGGGCAGTCGGCCCGATAAAGCGTTTTCTTAA
- a CDS encoding phosphoribosylformylglycinamidine synthase subunit PurL — MESPQRTIQLLLKPGQHDGEGQRVAEAAHRHLGLHTGRVQSTALYTVRYPLTDQQLRDFATHCLQDPVLHEVALDEFRHGAHYQSYILVAKLPGVTDDEGISAQNALGDFLNEPLDTHTQHIFSKRLYFLEEALPESSLRQLAQELLGNKLINRFEVGPIAQIRDYTPRPGGGAESVTETVGLVGLSDEELLKLSKDNLYALNLEEMRAVRDHYTSIREERQAAGLPQDPTDCELEIIAQTWSEHCKHKEFSALIKYRDADTGEEFEVDSLFKTYIKDATAEVDRQLRANGNDWLIKVFSDNAGAVRINPESLFVWKVETHNSPSAIDPYGGAITGILGNNRDPLATGIGGARLLFNTNVLCFGNPEFSGTLLSNQLHPRRIFEGVRKGIEDGGNKSGVPTVNGSIVFDDRYAGKPLVYCGTGAVMPMQLAGLDSWEKNIDPQDRIIMAGGRVGKDGIHGATFSSIELDETSPATAVQIGSPITQKLAMDFLLLATRRGLIKCSTDNGAGGLSSSIGELATISGGAVVDLERVPLKYPGLRPWEIFVSESQERFSLAVEPAKLDELLALGREMEVELTDIGYFTADGYLDVRFAGEPVAHLDMHFLHDGVPRKVLEAEWSKPMAQEPALAPATDYTDVLTRLLGSLNICSRESVIRQYDHEVKGRTIIKPLMGATGQAPQDAAVVRFNFESWEGVAVSNGILPRFGDLDAYHMSAGAFDEAVRQIVAVGGKLPNLRYGDGNFWSVNDNFCVPDSVYDAVGNPDGKQKLAKLVRMCQALRDATAAYCIPLTSGKDSMKNDFKADGVKISVPPTVLYSMTAKLEDVRRTITSDFKQADDVVYLLGETYDELGGSEFYQLFGELGANVPQVRFEQAKALYVLVGEANDQNLIQSCHDLSDGGLAVALAEATFGYGFGAEVELPEELPVHVQLFSESHSRFVVTVAPEDVVAFEQHFGARATRLGRVTQDGQLTMRYGGQPVISASTAALRHEWTNGPVNRIIGFGHPETAH; from the coding sequence TTGGAATCTCCCCAAAGAACCATACAGCTGCTGCTTAAGCCCGGCCAACACGACGGCGAGGGCCAGCGCGTAGCCGAAGCGGCCCACCGCCACCTCGGCCTGCACACCGGCCGCGTGCAAAGCACCGCCCTCTACACGGTGCGCTACCCCCTCACCGACCAGCAGCTGCGCGACTTCGCTACCCACTGCCTCCAGGACCCGGTGCTGCACGAGGTAGCCCTCGACGAGTTCCGCCACGGCGCCCACTACCAGAGCTACATCCTCGTTGCCAAGCTGCCCGGCGTGACCGACGATGAAGGTATTTCGGCCCAGAACGCCCTCGGCGACTTCCTCAACGAGCCGCTCGACACCCATACCCAGCACATCTTCTCGAAACGGCTTTACTTCCTCGAAGAAGCCCTGCCCGAAAGTAGTCTGCGCCAACTTGCGCAGGAACTGCTGGGCAACAAGCTCATCAACCGCTTCGAAGTCGGCCCCATTGCCCAGATCCGCGACTACACGCCGCGGCCGGGCGGTGGGGCCGAATCGGTTACGGAGACGGTGGGGCTGGTGGGCCTCTCGGATGAGGAGCTGCTGAAGCTGTCGAAAGACAATCTCTACGCCCTGAACCTGGAGGAAATGCGCGCCGTGCGCGACCATTACACCAGCATCCGGGAAGAGCGCCAGGCTGCCGGCCTACCCCAGGACCCGACGGACTGCGAGCTGGAAATCATTGCCCAGACGTGGTCGGAGCACTGTAAGCACAAGGAGTTTTCGGCCCTGATTAAGTACCGGGACGCCGATACGGGCGAGGAATTCGAGGTAGATTCCTTGTTCAAAACCTACATCAAAGACGCCACCGCCGAGGTGGACCGCCAGCTGCGCGCCAACGGCAACGACTGGCTGATTAAGGTGTTCTCGGACAATGCCGGGGCCGTGCGCATCAACCCCGAGTCGTTGTTTGTGTGGAAGGTGGAAACCCACAACTCGCCCTCGGCCATCGACCCCTACGGCGGGGCCATTACGGGCATTCTGGGTAACAACCGCGACCCGCTGGCCACCGGCATCGGGGGCGCGCGGCTCTTGTTCAACACCAACGTGCTGTGCTTCGGCAACCCCGAGTTCAGCGGCACGCTGCTGAGCAACCAGCTGCACCCGCGTCGCATTTTTGAAGGCGTGCGCAAGGGCATCGAGGATGGTGGCAATAAGTCAGGCGTGCCCACTGTGAACGGCAGCATCGTGTTTGATGACCGGTACGCCGGCAAGCCGCTGGTGTACTGCGGCACCGGGGCCGTGATGCCCATGCAGCTGGCCGGCCTCGATTCGTGGGAGAAGAACATCGACCCGCAGGACCGCATCATCATGGCCGGCGGCCGGGTGGGCAAAGACGGTATCCACGGCGCTACCTTTAGCAGCATCGAGCTGGACGAAACCTCGCCCGCCACGGCCGTGCAGATTGGCTCGCCCATCACCCAGAAGCTGGCCATGGATTTCCTGCTGCTGGCCACGCGCCGCGGCCTCATCAAGTGCAGCACCGACAACGGCGCGGGCGGCTTGTCGTCGAGCATCGGCGAGCTGGCTACCATCAGCGGCGGGGCCGTGGTGGATCTGGAGCGCGTGCCGCTGAAGTACCCCGGCCTGCGGCCCTGGGAAATCTTTGTGTCGGAGTCGCAGGAGCGGTTTTCGCTGGCCGTAGAACCCGCCAAGCTGGACGAGCTGCTGGCCCTGGGCCGGGAAATGGAAGTGGAGCTGACCGATATCGGCTACTTCACCGCCGACGGCTACCTCGACGTGCGCTTCGCCGGTGAGCCGGTAGCCCACCTGGATATGCACTTCCTGCACGACGGTGTGCCGCGCAAAGTGCTTGAAGCCGAGTGGAGCAAGCCCATGGCGCAGGAGCCCGCGCTGGCTCCTGCCACCGACTACACCGACGTCCTGACCCGCCTGCTCGGCAGCCTCAACATTTGCTCCCGCGAGTCGGTGATTCGGCAGTACGACCACGAGGTGAAGGGCCGTACCATCATTAAGCCCCTCATGGGCGCTACCGGCCAGGCCCCGCAGGATGCGGCCGTGGTGCGCTTCAACTTCGAGAGCTGGGAAGGCGTGGCCGTGAGCAACGGCATTCTGCCCCGCTTCGGTGATTTGGACGCCTACCACATGTCGGCCGGCGCGTTTGACGAGGCCGTGCGCCAGATTGTGGCCGTGGGCGGCAAGCTGCCCAACCTGCGCTACGGCGACGGCAACTTCTGGTCCGTAAACGACAACTTCTGCGTGCCCGATTCGGTGTACGACGCCGTGGGCAACCCCGACGGCAAGCAGAAGCTGGCCAAGCTGGTGCGCATGTGCCAGGCCCTGCGCGACGCCACGGCGGCCTACTGCATCCCGCTTACTTCGGGCAAGGACTCGATGAAAAACGACTTCAAAGCCGACGGTGTGAAGATTTCGGTGCCGCCCACGGTGCTGTACTCCATGACGGCCAAGCTGGAGGATGTGCGCCGCACCATCACCTCCGACTTCAAGCAGGCCGACGACGTGGTGTACCTGCTGGGCGAAACCTACGACGAACTAGGCGGCTCGGAGTTCTACCAGCTCTTCGGCGAGCTGGGCGCGAACGTGCCCCAGGTGCGCTTCGAGCAGGCCAAAGCCCTCTATGTCCTGGTGGGCGAGGCCAACGACCAGAACCTGATTCAGAGCTGCCACGACCTGTCGGATGGCGGGCTGGCGGTGGCGCTGGCGGAGGCCACGTTCGGCTACGGCTTCGGGGCCGAGGTGGAGCTGCCGGAAGAGTTGCCGGTGCACGTGCAGCTGTTTTCGGAGTCGCACTCCCGGTTTGTGGTTACGGTGGCTCCCGAGGATGTGGTGGCCTTCGAGCAGCACTTCGGCGCGCGCGCCACACGCCTAGGCCGGGTAACCCAAGACGGACAGTTGACCATGCGCTACGGCGGCCAGCCGGTTATTTCGGCCAGTACGGCAGCCCTGCGCCATGAGTGGACCAACGGTCCGGTAAACCGCATTATCGGCTTCGGCCACCCCGAAACCGCGCATTAA
- a CDS encoding nuclear transport factor 2 family protein, translating into MDSYQAKKLVTDYIEAYNRFDVAGMMAPLHDEVTFRNVAGGEVSLTTHGKAEFQAQAEQAKQYFSQREQRVTDWQIADNRVEVLIDYSAVAAMDFPNGLKTGDTLQLQGKSVFQFADGKIIAIDDIS; encoded by the coding sequence ATGGATTCCTATCAGGCAAAAAAGCTGGTAACCGACTACATCGAAGCGTACAACCGCTTTGATGTGGCCGGTATGATGGCGCCGCTGCATGACGAGGTAACATTTCGGAACGTAGCTGGCGGAGAAGTCAGCCTGACCACCCACGGTAAGGCAGAGTTCCAAGCTCAGGCCGAGCAAGCCAAGCAATATTTCTCCCAACGGGAACAGCGCGTTACCGACTGGCAAATAGCCGACAACCGCGTGGAAGTGCTCATTGACTACTCAGCCGTGGCGGCTATGGACTTTCCCAATGGCCTGAAGACTGGCGACACGCTGCAGCTGCAGGGTAAGTCGGTGTTTCAGTTTGCCGATGGGAAGATTATTGCCATTGACGATATTAGTTAG
- a CDS encoding lysophospholipid acyltransferase family protein has protein sequence MDLLSDSHSVFAGDFGRRSADLLRPLWQRLAQLRELQHLYERSRHLTGREFIGQLLHDLNITIEYDPAELRRVPVQGAFVALANHPCGMLDGLVLLYVLGGVRPDFVAVANDVLAPLLANLPNQLTLVSPEKNQARRNVPRVRRLLRYLHNDVPLGLFPAGEVAHRSAPFRPALDPHWNPTAGRLLEVARVPALPVWLSGQNSTSFNLLGLVHPLLRTARLPAELLNKRGHTVRVRIGKPVAAAELGRLPAPDRLAYLRARVYALGSPWEVAASTLFPALPPAAVVPALSAGLLEADINTLRPSRCLLRCRNWEVYVAKKAEIPHVMQEIGRLRELTFRREGEGTGQASDLDQYDEYYRHLFLYDRATRQLVGAYRVGRGRSILREFGKRGFYLHSLFRLRKELAPLLRESLELGRSFIRAEYQKQPQPLALLWKGIAEYIARHPEYRYLIGPVSISNRFSSASKAVMVAYLQAHFSDAALAPLISPRKQFRYRPLDHSAQADVLQAGLHDLQDLQKLIAGLEPGGSGVPVLLRQYLKQNARIIGFNLDPRFSNCLDGFMVLDARELPARTHHLLSRYPDAPLPTT, from the coding sequence ATGGATTTGCTATCTGATTCACATTCGGTATTTGCTGGTGACTTCGGGCGCCGTTCCGCCGATTTGCTGCGGCCGTTGTGGCAGCGGCTGGCCCAGTTGCGGGAGTTGCAGCACCTATATGAGCGAAGCCGGCACCTCACGGGCCGCGAGTTTATCGGGCAGTTGCTGCACGACCTGAACATTACGATAGAATACGACCCCGCTGAACTGCGTCGGGTTCCGGTTCAGGGAGCCTTCGTGGCCCTAGCTAACCACCCCTGTGGCATGCTGGATGGCCTTGTGCTACTGTACGTGCTGGGGGGAGTGCGGCCCGATTTTGTGGCGGTAGCCAACGACGTACTGGCCCCGCTGCTGGCTAACCTACCCAACCAGTTGACCCTCGTTAGCCCCGAAAAAAATCAGGCCCGTCGGAACGTGCCTAGAGTGCGCCGGTTGCTGCGCTACCTGCACAACGACGTGCCGCTGGGCCTGTTTCCGGCGGGAGAAGTAGCGCACCGGTCGGCTCCTTTCCGGCCCGCGCTGGATCCTCACTGGAATCCTACGGCTGGTCGCCTGCTGGAAGTGGCCCGGGTACCGGCTCTACCGGTCTGGTTGAGTGGGCAGAATAGCACTTCATTTAACCTGCTGGGGCTGGTTCACCCGCTGTTGCGAACGGCACGCCTGCCGGCCGAACTCCTTAACAAGCGCGGCCACACGGTGCGCGTCCGGATTGGGAAGCCTGTGGCTGCTGCCGAGCTGGGCCGCCTGCCGGCTCCTGACCGTTTGGCTTATCTGCGGGCTCGGGTATACGCGCTGGGCTCTCCGTGGGAAGTGGCGGCCAGTACGCTGTTCCCTGCCTTGCCACCTGCCGCTGTAGTGCCTGCGCTATCGGCGGGACTGTTAGAAGCCGATATCAACACGCTACGCCCCAGCCGCTGCCTGCTGCGGTGCCGCAACTGGGAGGTGTACGTGGCGAAAAAAGCGGAAATACCGCATGTAATGCAGGAGATTGGTCGGCTCCGGGAGCTCACGTTCCGGCGCGAAGGAGAAGGGACCGGGCAGGCGTCCGACCTGGATCAGTACGATGAATACTACCGCCATCTGTTCCTGTATGATCGGGCCACCAGGCAGCTGGTGGGAGCATACCGGGTGGGGCGGGGTCGCAGCATTCTGCGCGAATTCGGCAAGCGGGGCTTCTATCTGCACTCGTTATTCCGCCTCAGAAAAGAACTGGCTCCGCTGCTGCGTGAGTCGCTGGAGCTGGGGCGTTCCTTTATCCGGGCCGAGTACCAGAAGCAACCGCAGCCCCTGGCCCTACTCTGGAAGGGCATTGCTGAGTACATTGCCCGCCACCCCGAGTACCGTTACCTCATCGGTCCGGTAAGCATCAGCAACCGGTTTTCATCCGCTTCGAAAGCCGTAATGGTGGCCTACCTGCAGGCTCATTTTTCCGATGCCGCGCTGGCACCCCTGATAAGTCCTCGTAAGCAGTTTCGCTACCGCCCGCTTGATCATTCGGCCCAAGCCGACGTACTCCAGGCCGGCCTCCACGACCTACAGGATTTACAAAAGCTGATTGCCGGTCTGGAGCCGGGTGGGAGCGGGGTGCCCGTGCTGCTGCGGCAGTATCTGAAGCAGAATGCCCGCATTATCGGGTTCAACCTCGACCCACGGTTCAGCAACTGCCTCGATGGCTTTATGGTACTGGACGCGCGCGAATTGCCGGCACGTACGCATCACCTGCTAAGCCGCTACCCAGATGCACCGCTACCAACGACATAA